A single region of the Musa acuminata AAA Group cultivar baxijiao chromosome BXJ1-11, Cavendish_Baxijiao_AAA, whole genome shotgun sequence genome encodes:
- the LOC135596876 gene encoding protein GRAVITROPIC IN THE LIGHT 1-like, with product MLQKFALAFKTKTIEFFAEEEEEEEEAEAVDLATDPGREVVITGQRVVVLKPDPAPRTDPQTLAAAALAAVSSFQAAYLHLQTAHSPFLPDALRSADRAAVSHLRRLSVLRRSYLCPGDNPPFPLSSHLEAQVQENQSLLRGFETVVDRLQSDIDRKDAEAAALEKALADLDAVGARLADRLERACMPPEEKVEALLTVGVFDSVLRDTCRLTHRFARILVDLMKMAGWDLGAAANCIFPDVIYAKPGHCRYAILSYICLGIFEGFDSYDSCDDGSRVELDDIDVTIRRNDSLQQFVEHSALDPIELMRDFPSCDFANFCQKKYAKLIHPGIESSLLRNLATTESSLGSLRQTSPLYEPFVSMASSVWMLHKLAWAYDPVVEIFQVARGTQFSMVFMENIVRKVDKMRIDHGRASRPKVGFTVVPGFHVGKTVIQSKVYVDGSKQAS from the coding sequence ATGCTTCAGAAGTTCGCATTAGCCTTCAAGACCAAGACCATCGAGTTCttcgccgaggaggaggaggaggaagaggaggcggaggCTGTCGATCTCGCTACCGACCCTGGCCGGGAGGTGGTCATCACTGGCCAGCGCGTGGTGGTCCTCAAGCCCGACCCGGCTCCCCGGACCGACCCCCAGACCCTCGCTGCCGCCGCCCTCGCCGCCGTCTCCTCCTTCCAGGCCGCCTACCTCCACCTTCAGACCGCCCACTCGCCTTTCCTCCCTGACGCCCTCCGCTCCGCCGACCGCGCCGCTGTTTCCCACCTCCGCCGCCTCTCCGTCCTCAGGCGCTCCTACCTCTGCCCCGGCGACAATCCCCCCTTTCCCCTCTCCTCCCACTTGGAGGCGCAGGTGCAGGAGAATCAGAGCCTGCTGCGCGGCTTCGAGACCGTCGTTGACCGTCTCCAGTCCGACATCGATCGCAAGGATGCCGAGGCAGCTGCCCTCGAGAAGGCGCTGGCTGACCTCGACGCGGTCGGCGCGCGGCTCGCTGACCGGCTCGAGCGCGCGTGCATGCCTCCCGAGGAGAAGGTTGAGGCGCTGCTCACGGTCGGCGTCTTCGACTCGGTGCTCAGGGACACCTGCCGGCTGACGCATCGCTTCGCCCGGATCTTGGTCGATTTGATGAAGATGGCCGGGTGGGATCTGGGTGCGGCGGCGAATTGCATCTTCCCAGACGTGATTTACGCCAAGCCCGGGCACTGCCGGTACGCCATCCTCTCCTACATCTGCTTGGGCATTTTTGAAGGGTTCGATTCGTATGACTCGTGCGACGATGGGAGTCGCGTCGAGTTGGATGACATTGATGTAACCATTCGGAGGAATGACTCTCTGCAACAATTCGTCGAGCATTCCGCTCTCGATCCGATCGAGCTAATGCGGGACTTCCCAAGCTGTGATTTCGCAAACTTCTGCCAGAAGAAGTATGCGAAACTGATCCATCCCGGCATTGAGTCCTCTCTTCTGAGGAATTTAGCTACGACAGAGTCATCATTAGGTTCGCTGAGACAAACTAGTCCTCTGTATGAGCCATTTGTGAGCATGGCCAGCTCAGTGTGGATGCTTCACAAGTTGGCCTGGGCATACGACCCTGTGGTGGAAATCTTTCAGGTAGCCCGGGGGACTCAATTCTCGATGGTTTTCATGGAGAACATCGTTCGAAAGGTTGACAAGATGCGCATCGACCACGGGAGGGCTTCACGGCCAAAGGTTGGGTTTACTGTCGTTCCAGGGTTTCATGTCGGCAAGACAGTCATCCAGTCTAAGGTCTACGTAGATGGTTCGAAGCAGGcatcataa
- the LOC103970335 gene encoding axial regulator YABBY 1-like, with amino-acid sequence MSSSSAAFSLDHLSPPPSEHLCYVHCNFCDTDLAVSVPYTSLFKTVTVRCGHCTNLLSVNMRALLLPAANQLLHLSHPCFTPPHHNLLDELQCPHPSLLLDPSLLCNGNNSNGSLINSPTTVNHSNSINSSCNATAPVKGVEEELPRTPVVNRPPEKRQRVPSAYNRFIKDEIQRIKAGNPDITHREAFSAAAKNWAHFPHIHFGLMPDQGLKKASVRQPEGDDVLPKEGFYATAAANMGVAPF; translated from the exons ATGTCATCCTCCTCAGCCGCCTTTTCCTTGGACCACCTCTCCCCACCCCCCTCCGAGCACCTCTGCTACGTCCACTGCAACTTTTGCGACACCGACCTCGCG GTGAGTGTTCCCTACACCAGTCTCTTCAAGACGGTCACCGTGAGGTGTGGTCACTGCACCAACCTTCTCTCGGTCAACATGAGGGCTCTTCTTCTCCCTGCCGCCAACCAGCTCCTCCACCTTAGCCATCCCTGCTTCACCCCACCTCACCACAACcttttg GATGAGTTACAGTGCCCACATCCGAGCTTACTGCTGGATCCATCTCTACTGTGCAATGGCAACAATAGCAACGGCAGCCTCATCAACAGTCCCACCACCGTCAACCACAGCAATAGCATCAACAGCAGCTGCAACGCTACGGCGCCCGTGAAAGGTGTCGAAGAAGAGCTTCCACGGACCCCAGTCGTCAACAGAC CTCCAGAGAAGCGGCAGAGAGTTCCGTCCGCGTACAACCGGTTCATCAA GGACGAAATCCAACGCATTAAGGCTGGGAATCCCGACATCACGCACAGGGAAGCCTTCAGCGCCGCTGCAAAGAAC TGGGCCCACTTTCCGCACATCCATTTCGGTCTGATGCCCGATCAGGGTCTGAAGAAGGCCAGCGTTCGCCAGCCG GAGGGAGATGATGTTCTTCCCAAGGAGGGCTTCTACGCCACTGCGGCCGCAAACATGGGGGTCGCTCCTTTCTAA